From the genome of Papaver somniferum cultivar HN1 unplaced genomic scaffold, ASM357369v1 unplaced-scaffold_10, whole genome shotgun sequence:
GTCCAATTTCCTTTGGGAGACCATTGGCATTGTGTGTCAGTCCAATCCCCATTTGTAAGGATTTCAGGttcaattcctttaactgctccCTTAGCTTCGTTCATTATGTACAGATTCTTGTATCCGTCTCTTGTTGATTGATAAACTAATCTTGTTCCTGTTGCAATTTTTTACCCATCAATAAACAGATTGGTGCAACGACGTTAATACAGTCTACCATTGTATACCGTATATTTAACTTAAGCAACTGCGCTGTGAAATAGAGAATAAGTATAAGGATGATTCTGTACAAAAAATTTAAATTACCGTCTGGACTGCTGGATGGGTAGGCGTTATTGAACCCTCCATCTGTGAGCGGTTGAAGTTGCCTTCTACCACCAGATACATTTCGGACCGCATATATGTCTACAATTGCATCAGGGCTGAAAGAAGGTCCTATGCATACATAAAGTGTGTCCAGTCTATCACTTTGGTTCCAAACTGGCGAGAAGATGCTGTTTGGAGTTAGCTGAAAACAGAAACTTATATAAGCAAACAATTTTATAATTTGAATTCAGAAATTATATTTCATACTCTTTCTGATACCTCGGTAGCTTCATATAGCTTTTGGTTGTCAAGTACATATACAGTCTTGAAATGATTGTCAACAAATGCAAGTCTGTTTCCGCTTTTGGAAAATGTTGGAAATCCTCCTCCCACTCTAAACAGTCCTACATCTGGATCAGGAGAAGTGATGATTTGAAACTGTCTTTTAATCTCTTCTTGCTCCTGTCACAAGTAATAAACATTTGAATAAGTGGGCATAGCTTAGGTTAGACAAGACGCATTTAAATGAACCCAAACTGGCTTTTATTACCTTGAGAGGCTCACTGGTGCAACAATGGTAGCCAACACGCTTCCCATGAATCCCATCACCTATCACAAAGACGTTGAAATAGTCACCCTTTGGTCTGACTTTTTGAGTGATTTGTGTGGGTTCTTGCCCTCCTGCTGAATAAAAAATCTCAATGTGCCGATATTGTGCTTCAACACGCGTATCaccgaactttgatttctgccgAATAGTAGCGACAGCTACTGTGGTGGCGTCGATGGCTGCCGGTGTGAACGCATCAATGTTATCTGGGGTCACACGCACAGGCACAAGGCCAGTACTGCCAATGTCGGATCGATACACACCCCAATAATTTCTTTCTGTTGGATTCTCAGAAGGTTTTTTTGTCATCCTTGCGGTGGAAGAATATGATATCATCACTTCCCCAAGTCGGCCAACCCCCATTTTCCACAACCAACCTACGATCGTAAGGCTCTTCTACATTCATGATGTAAATGTTAGTCTTTTGGTCTTCAATTGCACCATCCCAACCTCCCGTTCCCTCAAATGACGTCACTGCTATCTTCTTTCCAGACGGGGATACCGAGGGGCTTAAATCAGCATGCTCTGATTTAAGGCATAACCAATAAGAAGAAATTCAACATCAAATCAACAAGGCATGATTTATGTCATGATTATAAAAGGAGATTAGGTACCTCTTGGTGTGAGACGGTCAGTTATTCCGGTGGTAATATTGGTTCTGTAAACAGCAGTCCAAGGCTGGCGATGTTCAGTCGCTTGTTCTTTGGTGCTGACATAGATGAGATAATCACCGGCAAAACACCCACTGTCTTCCAGGCGAACACCATCTTCAAATGGATGTTCATCCCGGGATCTTATTAAAACGTCGCCTAAGCTGTGGACTATTACCCTGGGTGGGTTGACATCATTGTGACGGAGAGCTATGTGAAGCAATTCAAGGTTTTCTCGTTCGGAGACGAAAATCATCCCTGTGATACGACCGGAATCTACATCATCCTGGGTGCCATAGCCAGTCAAACTTGTGTGGGTGAAGATTTTCATAAGGGATTCAGGTGGAATCACAGTGCCGTTGTAATTGTAAGACTTCCCATCGGTCATGCAAAATTCATCCTGGCTCGATGTTGGTGAAATCGGGGAAGAGAATGTCAAGCGGCATCGGTAGCCGATATGCTGAAAAGAAGGCAATGTTACCTCTCTTCTCTACCTTTTCCAATTTGTTAATTTCTTCCCTTTTCTCCATTTGAATAAGTCAGCTGAAAGAAAATTTCAAGAAAAGAAGTAATGTTCAGTTGGTTATTAATCTTGAATTCCATGAACAATCCAAGAAAAACAATCAATCTTACCTTTTGAAAATCGTCGCAGAAGTTGCAGAGAAACGCAGTTGATGATTTGAATATGAAAGAAAGAGATATTATGTTTCAATATACCGTGTAGGAATAAATAAGGGTCATTTACAGATAtgtctaggggtgcacataccctacccatacccgccaaccctaccctacccgccagttttttaaccgtatcctatcctatccactatttggcgggtagggtggcgggtaaagattttcttaaccgccagtaaacgggtagggtggcgggtataggccatatcctatccaccctacctagaagtgcacataccctactcctacccgccaaccctaccctacccgccagttttttaaccgtatcctaccctatccattatttggcgggtagggtggcgggtaaagattttcttaaccgccggtaaacgggtagggtggcagttataggccatatcctacccaccctacccgttgtgcatccCTAGATATGTCCCATTTTCTAAAGTTGTTTACAAAATAATTCCGTTTTTTTGATAACTTACAAAATAGTCCCGTTACAAAgattccatccatttacaagttaACTGGTGTTAACTGACATGTGGTAGATTTAGGGTGACCTAAGATGCCCAATATACCCTTCAGTTAAATTTGTTTCCTCGTTTTTTCAGGAGAGTCATCGAAAAACTTTGTCTTGTTCACCTGTTAGAAACCAGACAGAAGAACCATAAAATCCTAAAAACAGAGCAAGGCAAGCTAATGACACTAATACTACCATTTATTGATAACATTGAATCAAAGATCCAATACTCAAAACATCCAAAAACAATATCTCTGGGAGGTAGCTAATATCCAAACAAAGTAAAAGCTAAACTAAAACATAACCAAATAAACAAAGCAAATGCAGGAAGTTTCATAGGTCTCActtgaaagaaaacaaaagacaTCCTAACCAAAACTAGTTTCAAGTAAATCTTCAGTGAACACTACTGCTGAGTCGTAGCTTTTCTTGGCTTCTTCTTTGCAGGCATAGAACCACCAACACTTCCATCTTGTGATGATGATTGGGATTGAAATGCCAGTCCGCCCTCTTCAGATGTAGACCTATTTGTCTTTGTATTAGAGCCAATTGCACCACCAGGACAAGTTGTCTTGTTGTGACCAGGCAGCTTGCATTTGCTGCAGCACCTGACTTTCTTCTCGGATAGGGTCTCATTATAGACCTTCCTTCTGTTCTTCCTAGGCCGGCCTGGTTTCCTAATGAGCAATGGAGGAATAATAGTTGTTCTTGGCTGTATAAGAGAAGAACAAAGAAAGTTAATATTGCATAAAGAGATAAACAACCTAGTAAGTAATAGGTGTACAATAATCTTCCCAAGTAATAgacatagcaaaaaaaaaaaagaatcaatgaaaatactaaaaatgaTTACTTAGCCGCCGCAAAAATTAAACATCCTAAATATCTACACTATATATGTTACCGCAGGGTCTGGAATCCGGCTTCCAAACACCAAAATCCATTAAGTAGCTAGGTACAGGGTTCATACAAGAATTGATAAGAATTGAGTTCAGATATTTCACAGAGTACTTTGAATTCATGTATTACAATTGACTTTTAAGTAGATACACACAGATATTTAAGATAAACCTAATAATGTAATGTAAAAGGTTGTCTAAATTCATAGTGCACACATAAATCAGATCCAATTAAGGACAAGTAAACATGAATAGTTGAGAGTTAGGAAAAAACCTCATCCCAGTCCTCAGACCCTTCCAATGGCACCATATCAGGGGCATAGGTGGTCCTGTAGTTATCTACTGAGTAGTATCTGGCACAATACCTATAAAAATGCacacaagaaaaacaaacagGTTTAACATTTCACATATTGGTAATAAAGAAAGAATCATAGATAAAACTACATATGTTATGCACACTTACTCAACCCAATTGGGCCTGATTTGCTGCAGAGCACAGACTGCGTGTTGACAAGGGAAACCCCTCAGCTGCCATTGCATGCAGCTGCAAGTATGTTTCTCAAGGTCAACAGTGAATATTGTATTATGTATGCTTGTGACTTCATAAAGCTTGCCAGCAACCGCTCCTTCTACCTTATACTCCCCTGTTTTCTTAAACATCTTCTTCAATAATTTTTTAGCAGTAGGAACCAAATCCCCAGAATCCCATCCAACACAAGCATTTCTTCTCTTGTAAAACAGCCCCATCACCAGCTGTCCATACATCAAAACTAGCTTGCAGAAAGGTTTCTCCCTAATGTTGGTTATCATGTTATTGAAACTTTCAGAAAAGTTGTTACTCAAGTGTTCACAAGCGCTCTTGTGGTCAAAAAAGGCCCTGCACCAGCTTTTAGGATCCTCGCCCATCAAATACTGACAAGCACTAACATTCTTTGACATCATACTATCCATGTGTGCCTACAGCTGAAACATATTTAGTGTTACAAGAATTTTACTTTCTAAGAATAAAAAATGTCACTCATTTCATTTACAGACTAAAACAAACCTGAAAGTGTTTAGGCTTATAAGCTCTAGCAGCATTCCAGAATAGTGTGTGTAGTTTAGATCCCTTGTAGTgcattttgaagttttcatacaTGTGCCTGCCATGAATATAGAACATACTTTATGTATTTTGTAACAATAAAATGATCAGGTTCGAGGTTAGTTTGTAACCTGAAGCAGAACCTATGTGGTGAAGTAGGGAACAACTTTTGGACAACGTCTCTCAAACCATTCTGTCTATCAGATATGAAGTTGATTGGCTCAACGAGATGATCAACCAATCTATGCTTGAGATTATTCAAGAACAAGAAACAGTTCTCCGCACACTCGTTTCTACAAACCATGATACCCAAAAGAACCAATCCATTCTGCCCATCAAGAGCAGTGGCAGATAGTAGACAGCCACCATACTTTCCCTTCAGGTGACAACCATCCAGCCCAACCACATTTCTACAACCATTTATAAAACCCCTCATTGTGGCATCAAAAGATATGGTCACAGATTCAAAGCGATTGTCTCTGCACGAAGAAACAAGGAAAGTTTTAAAACTAGAACTCAAACTAATCAATTTtacgaacaattaaagaaataatattACCTTCCGTAAGTGAAAGTAGCAATTGATCCGGGATTAGTCCTTTTGATCATTTCACACAGACTTGGTATGAGTCTAAAACTCTCATCAAAGCTTCCGTTTATCCTCTCTAACACATTGTTTCTAGCCTTCCATGCAACGTGATACGGGATCAAGGTGTTGTGGCTTGTCCAAAACTCGGCATCAATCTCAGAAGGTTTAGGTACATTCTTTCCATGTGACTCCCTTAGCTTGTTGATCACATGTTGAGCTACAAATTCTGGATTTGCACATGAGTTCCTCTCATAAGGATCCCCAATACAAGTGTGGTGCAAGTGGAAATCTCTTATGCTCCAAGTCGCCTCACCAGGGATCCTCCTTGCAGATATATACCACGGACATAGAATGGGCTCTCCAAATCCTTTACACACAGCCTTGATTCTAATATTATCACTCTTACTAAACCTGCATTCTGTCCTAGTAGATACACAGTATTTTCTGAGATGTTTCTTAAAAGCGGTCTTGTCTGGAAATTCCATCCCCTCATCAATTATGTCATCAACTACAACTTGTATTTCATTTTCTGGTTCAGGGAATAACTCATTATCCACTGAATTAGCAGCAACAAGGAAATCTTCAAAATCACTATCATCAAACCAATGTTGCCCATTATCAACCACTCTAACTTCATGATTAGGTAATGGCCTACCAACCATTTCAGGAACATAATCATCTTACGATCCATTAGCAATTTCCTTCCCTTTACCCTTTTCAATCTCAAAATCAATCAGTGGTTCCTTAACTTCTTTGACAACTGC
Proteins encoded in this window:
- the LOC113326203 gene encoding uncharacterized protein LOC113326203, whose protein sequence is MTDGKSYNYNGTVIPPESLMKIFTHTSLTGYGTQDDVDSGRITGMIFVSERENLELLHIALRHNDVNPPRVIVHSLGDVLIRSRDEHPFEDGVRLEDSGCFAGDYLIYVSTKEQATEHRQPWTAVYRTNITTGITDRLTPREHADLSPSVSPSGKKIAVTSFEGTGGWDGAIEDQKTNIYIMNVEEPYDRRLVVENGGWPTWGSDDIIFFHHNIDAFTPAAIDATTVAVATIRQKSKFGDTRVEAQYRHIEIFYSAGGQEPTQITQKVRPKGDYFNVFVIGDGIHGKRVGYHCCTSEPLKEQEEIKRQFQIITSPDPDVGLFRVGGGFPTFSKSGNRLAFVDNHFKTVYVLDNQKLYEATEVSERLTPNSIFSPVWNQSDRLDTLYVCIGPSFSPDAIVDIYAVRNVSGGRRQLQPLTDGGFNNAYPSSSPDGTRLVYQSTRDGYKNLYIMNEAKGAVKGIEPEILTNGDWTDTQCQWSPKGNWTVFSSNRDKPPGAPKRNDGLDPGYFAVYLVDPDNKDVVVRVIASGNDFGGYVSYPFLSPDGRSIVVTADIAAVSVDPVSLPIFVHSARPHGDIFTVDIDSDDIKKNNDLNIYKRLTHSRYGNSTCSWIGSSPGSTRAARKLLRKKDFAKEVPCAYLGTDEDLEFWTAFFVSMKDNILGNHASAALLSSILQCCFSNNIIPLNLMRIPFRNQLGAAIQMILDNVRLEEFA
- the LOC113326204 gene encoding uncharacterized protein LOC113326204; this encodes MVGRPLPNHEVRVVDNGQHWFDDSDFEDFLVAANSVDNELFPEPENEIQVVVDDIIDEGMEFPDKTAFKKHLRKYCVSTRTECRFSKSDNIRIKAVCKGFGEPILCPWYISARRIPGEATWSIRDFHLHHTCIGDPYERNSCANPEFVAQHVINKLRESHGKNVPKPSEIDAEFWTSHNTLIPYHVAWKARNNVLERINGSFDESFRLIPSLCEMIKRTNPGSIATFTYGRDNRFESVTISFDATMRGFINGCRNVVGLDGCHLKGKYGGCLLSATALDGQNGLVLLGIMVCRNECAENCFLFLNNLKHRLVDHLVEPINFISDRQNGLRDVVQKLFPTSPHRHMYENFKMHYKGSKLHTLFWNAARAYKPKHFQAHMDSMMSKNVSACQYLMGEDPKSWCRAFFDHKSACEHLSNNFSESFNNMITNIREKPFCKLVLMYGQLVMGLFYKRRNACVGWDSGDLVPTAKKLLKKMFKKTGEYKVEGAVAGKLYEVTSIHNTIFTVDLEKHTCSCMQWQLRGFPCQHAVCALQQIRPNWVEYCARYYSVDNYRTTYAPDMVPLEGSEDWDEPRTTIIPPLLIRKPGRPRKNRRKVYNETLSEKKVRCCSKCKLPGHNKTTCPGGAIGSNTKTNRSTSEEGGLAFQSQSSSQDGSVGGSMPAKKKPRKATTQQ